One segment of Pseudomonas sp. FP2196 DNA contains the following:
- the dsbG gene encoding thiol:disulfide interchange protein DsbG, with translation MPRLRHLLTLTLGTALLQLPSVQAAEELPAAIKQIEAKGAKIVGQFDAPDGLRGYAAQYQNRGMALYLTPDGKHVLLGNLYDADGKDLSSEPLQKLVYAPMAKEVWAKFEASNWIQDGNKDAPRTVYLFSDPNCPYCNMFWEQARPWVKAGKVQLRHIMVGIIREDSPGKSAALLAAKDPSKALEDHEKAGKGSSLKALKDIPAAVQTKLAANMQLMEDLELQATPAIFYMDDKGELQQQQGAPTPDKLAKILGPK, from the coding sequence ATGCCCCGCCTCCGCCACCTGCTGACGCTGACCCTGGGCACTGCCCTGCTGCAACTGCCGTCGGTTCAGGCCGCTGAAGAATTGCCTGCGGCGATCAAACAGATCGAAGCCAAAGGCGCAAAAATCGTCGGCCAGTTCGACGCCCCCGATGGTTTGCGCGGTTACGCGGCGCAGTACCAGAACCGCGGCATGGCGCTGTACCTGACCCCGGACGGCAAGCACGTGCTGCTGGGTAATCTGTACGACGCCGATGGCAAAGACCTCAGCAGCGAACCGCTGCAGAAACTGGTCTACGCGCCAATGGCCAAGGAAGTCTGGGCCAAGTTCGAGGCGAGTAACTGGATTCAGGACGGCAACAAGGATGCGCCGCGCACCGTGTACCTGTTCAGCGATCCGAACTGCCCGTATTGCAACATGTTCTGGGAACAGGCCCGACCTTGGGTCAAGGCCGGCAAGGTGCAGTTGCGCCACATCATGGTCGGCATCATCCGCGAAGACAGCCCTGGCAAATCCGCCGCGCTGCTGGCAGCGAAAGATCCGAGTAAAGCCCTGGAAGATCACGAAAAGGCCGGCAAGGGCAGTTCGCTCAAGGCGCTGAAAGACATTCCAGCAGCAGTGCAGACCAAACTGGCGGCGAACATGCAGTTGATGGAAGACCTGGAGTTGCAGGCCACTCCGGCGATTTTCTACATGGACGACAAGGGCGAGCTGCAACAGCAGCAAGGCGCGCCGACGCCGGACAAACTGGCGAAGATTCTTGGGCCTAAATAA
- a CDS encoding alpha/beta fold hydrolase — protein MPFFTVDGQALHYIDQGSGPAVLLAGSYLWDQAMWAPQIAALSPHYRVIALDLWGHGESGRLPQGTTSLDDIARQAQALLDHLEIAQVTLVGLSVGGMWGVRLALSAPQRLNGLVLMDTYVGAEPEPTRQYYFSLFKQIEESGEISEQLLDIVVPIFFRPGIDPQSALYQDFRAKLAAYSADRLRESIVPMGRITFGRDDLLPRLGELNAATTLVLCGDQDKPRPPSEAKEMAELIGCPWGLVPEAGHISNLENSEFVTEVLLKFLAERH, from the coding sequence ATGCCTTTTTTCACGGTAGACGGACAAGCACTTCATTACATTGATCAAGGCTCAGGCCCGGCAGTGCTGCTGGCCGGCAGCTATTTGTGGGATCAGGCAATGTGGGCACCACAGATCGCCGCGCTGTCGCCGCACTATCGAGTGATTGCACTGGATCTATGGGGCCATGGCGAGTCCGGGCGATTGCCGCAAGGTACGACTTCGCTGGACGACATCGCCCGTCAGGCGCAGGCATTGCTCGATCATCTGGAGATCGCGCAGGTGACTTTGGTGGGGCTGTCGGTCGGCGGCATGTGGGGCGTGCGTCTGGCCCTGTCGGCACCGCAGCGGCTCAATGGGCTGGTCTTGATGGACACCTACGTTGGTGCCGAACCCGAGCCTACCCGTCAGTACTACTTCTCGCTGTTCAAGCAAATCGAAGAAAGCGGCGAAATTTCCGAACAGTTGCTCGATATTGTCGTGCCGATTTTCTTCCGGCCGGGGATCGATCCACAGTCGGCGCTGTACCAGGATTTTCGCGCGAAACTGGCGGCGTATTCAGCCGATCGCCTGCGCGAAAGCATCGTGCCGATGGGCCGCATCACCTTTGGTCGCGATGACCTGTTGCCGCGTCTGGGCGAGTTGAATGCAGCAACCACGCTGGTGCTGTGCGGCGATCAGGACAAGCCACGGCCGCCGTCGGAAGCCAAGGAAATGGCAGAGCTGATCGGCTGCCCGTGGGGGCTGGTGCCGGAGGCGGGGCATATCTCCAATCTGGAGAATTCGGAGTTTGTTACTGAGGTGCTGCTGAAATTTTTGGCTGAGCGCCATTAA
- a CDS encoding TlpA disulfide reductase family protein produces the protein MLTFTLGTFAIALNHLLLISALALATFVGWRVAKRGGDNPESALFSLFLLGMLAARIAFVAVYWSHYRNDPWQIVDLRDGGFLAWPGVIVLLLAALYRGWRRPGLRRPLGFGVASGVAFWLLATLSLNIYEQGTRLPDITLRNAAGETIKLSDYQGGPLVINLWATWCPPCRREMPVLENAQQQRPDLTFLFVNQAESMQSVATFLETQGLSLNNVLFDRSGRLGQAVGSMALPTTLFYNRDGRLLTSHLGELSNASLARALENFDTPNPTAAPATSSRKLPCPASATC, from the coding sequence ATGCTGACTTTCACCCTCGGCACCTTTGCCATCGCGCTTAACCATTTGCTGCTGATCAGTGCGTTGGCACTGGCAACCTTCGTCGGTTGGCGGGTGGCCAAACGCGGCGGCGATAATCCCGAGTCGGCGCTGTTCAGCCTGTTCCTGTTGGGCATGCTGGCGGCGCGCATCGCTTTTGTCGCGGTGTACTGGTCGCACTACCGCAATGATCCATGGCAGATCGTTGATTTGCGTGATGGCGGCTTTCTCGCCTGGCCGGGGGTCATTGTCCTGCTGCTCGCCGCGCTGTATCGCGGCTGGCGGCGTCCGGGCCTGCGTCGGCCTTTGGGCTTTGGCGTCGCCAGCGGTGTAGCGTTCTGGCTGTTGGCGACGTTGTCGCTGAACATCTACGAACAAGGCACCCGACTGCCGGATATCACCCTGCGTAACGCTGCAGGGGAAACCATTAAACTCAGCGACTATCAGGGCGGCCCGCTGGTGATCAACCTGTGGGCGACCTGGTGTCCACCGTGTCGGCGCGAAATGCCGGTACTGGAAAATGCCCAACAGCAACGCCCGGACCTGACGTTCCTGTTCGTCAATCAGGCCGAAAGCATGCAAAGCGTGGCGACATTTCTCGAAACTCAAGGCCTGAGCCTCAACAACGTGTTGTTCGATCGCAGTGGCCGACTGGGCCAGGCCGTGGGTTCCATGGCATTGCCGACTACCCTGTTCTATAACCGCGATGGTCGATTGTTGACCAGTCATCTGGGCGAGTTGTCGAACGCCAGCCTGGCTCGTGCCCTGGAAAACTTCGATACCCCGAATCCGACTGCTGCACCCGCCACTTCTTCAAGGAAACTGCCATGCCCCGCCTCCGCCACCTGCTGA
- the dsbD gene encoding protein-disulfide reductase DsbD, with translation MRHFIFLFALLISSLAQAGNNPFDTKPEFLPVDKAFVLTSERLESGETQLFWQITDGYYLYQKRLKFDGLTAAQQPTLPEGESHSDEYFGEQPVYRQGLEVKIPAAATGQIKVSYQGCADAGLCYPPQTRVIDLGGKATASAGAEAPDQALASSLQQRALGWSLLVFFGLGLLLAFTPCTLPMLPILAGMIVGSGATPRRGFALAGSYVICMALVYAAMGVIAALLGANLQAWLQNPWLLGAFAAVFVMLALPMFGFFELQLPVALRDRLEHASRSRSGGSLIGAGVLGALSGLLVGPCMTAPLAGALLYIAQSGNALHGGLILFSLGIGIGVPLLLLVTVGNRFLPKPGDWMNLLKGVFGFLFLATALLMLRPVLDPSLWLGLCGALLLIAAYCAWKQSDGFGRVAQLFGATGLLLGLWGGLLVIGAAGGSDDPYQPLQVYSADRATSAAPSGHDAFTTIKDPTALQRELDAAKAQGQWVLLDYYADWCVSCKVMERQVFGKDQVMQALSDVRLLRLDVTADNAASRELLSRYKVPGPPSFVWIGADGEERRSQRITGEVDADTFLQRWTTTRDAN, from the coding sequence ATGCGTCATTTTATTTTTTTGTTTGCTTTGCTGATTTCGAGCCTGGCCCAGGCTGGAAACAATCCATTTGATACAAAACCGGAGTTTCTGCCGGTCGACAAGGCATTCGTGCTCACCTCTGAACGCCTGGAATCCGGTGAAACCCAGCTGTTCTGGCAGATCACCGACGGCTATTACCTGTACCAGAAACGTCTCAAGTTCGACGGTCTGACGGCCGCACAGCAACCGACGCTGCCCGAAGGCGAATCTCACAGCGACGAGTACTTCGGTGAACAACCGGTCTATCGCCAAGGGCTGGAAGTGAAGATCCCGGCCGCGGCCACTGGTCAGATTAAAGTCAGTTATCAGGGCTGTGCAGATGCCGGCCTGTGTTATCCACCGCAAACCCGAGTGATTGACCTGGGCGGCAAAGCGACCGCCTCGGCAGGCGCCGAAGCACCGGATCAAGCGTTGGCCAGCAGCCTGCAACAACGGGCGCTGGGCTGGAGCCTGCTGGTGTTTTTCGGCCTCGGCCTGTTGTTGGCGTTCACCCCGTGTACGTTGCCGATGCTGCCGATTCTGGCGGGCATGATTGTCGGCAGTGGCGCAACACCACGCCGTGGTTTTGCGCTGGCCGGCAGCTATGTGATCTGCATGGCGCTGGTGTATGCAGCGATGGGTGTGATTGCCGCGCTGCTCGGGGCGAACCTGCAGGCATGGTTGCAGAATCCTTGGCTGCTCGGTGCCTTCGCTGCAGTGTTCGTGATGCTGGCGTTGCCGATGTTCGGTTTCTTTGAACTGCAATTGCCCGTCGCCTTGCGTGATCGACTGGAACACGCCTCGCGCAGTCGCAGCGGCGGCAGCCTGATTGGCGCGGGTGTGCTCGGCGCACTCTCCGGTCTGTTGGTCGGCCCGTGCATGACCGCGCCACTGGCCGGTGCCCTGCTGTATATCGCGCAAAGCGGCAATGCCTTGCACGGTGGGTTGATCCTGTTCTCGCTGGGGATCGGCATTGGTGTGCCGCTGTTGCTGCTGGTGACGGTCGGCAATCGCTTCCTGCCAAAACCTGGCGATTGGATGAACCTGCTCAAGGGCGTGTTCGGCTTTCTGTTCCTCGCCACGGCCCTGCTGATGTTGCGCCCGGTGCTCGATCCATCCTTGTGGCTGGGTCTGTGCGGCGCCTTGCTATTGATCGCTGCTTATTGCGCCTGGAAACAGTCCGACGGCTTTGGCCGTGTCGCCCAGTTGTTCGGCGCTACTGGATTACTGCTCGGGCTGTGGGGCGGTTTGCTGGTGATAGGTGCGGCAGGCGGTAGCGATGATCCGTATCAGCCATTGCAGGTCTACAGCGCCGATCGTGCAACCAGCGCCGCGCCGAGTGGCCATGACGCATTCACCACGATCAAGGATCCAACGGCATTGCAACGCGAGCTCGATGCGGCCAAGGCTCAAGGCCAGTGGGTGCTGCTCGATTACTACGCCGACTGGTGCGTGTCGTGCAAGGTCATGGAAAGACAGGTGTTCGGTAAGGACCAGGTGATGCAGGCGCTGAGTGACGTGCGCCTGCTGCGTCTGGATGTCACCGCTGACAATGCCGCGAGCCGCGAATTGCTCAGCCGCTATAAAGTGCCGGGGCCACCCAGTTTCGTGTGGATCGGCGCCGATGGCGAAGAGCGCCGCAGCCAGCGCATCACTGGTGAAGTCGATGCCGATACGTTCCTGCAACGCTGGACCACCACCCGAGACGCCAATTAA